The Lathyrus oleraceus cultivar Zhongwan6 chromosome 5, CAAS_Psat_ZW6_1.0, whole genome shotgun sequence genome includes the window AAAGTTGGTGAATCACGTAGATCTAACAACTAAAGCTAATGTTTTTCTCTCTCTATGAAAAAAATTTCTAAGGATACAAATAATAAAAATTCTTAAATATAAATGTAAATTGTTTCATcaaaataaaaatgtattaaaagAGATATACAAAAAAATTCCTCCCTTTACCTGAATTCAAAATCAAAATAATACATAAAACACCAAAAAGATAAGAAGATTGACGGCTTTGAGAAGTCATTTTGTTGGATTTCACTTTATATTTTCTTGTGTGTTACAAGACTAAAATGATATGCATTATAtagacaaaaaaaattaaatggaaataataataataattattttatcTTATTAAATTTCATTCAAAGTTAATAATCATATTTTGAAGATTTATTATATTATAAGACTTTTTAAAGATGCACATGTCAAAAACAATTGAATAGaaatatttataaaatttaaaaattaagaGAAAATTATGTTAATTATTCAAATTTAATTAGTAAGTAATATTAATGGTAGAAATATATTAATTAGTTAAAATAAGAATTGTCATTGTTTTTAAAACTTCGTGGTTTTACTATGACAATATTTTATTTAAGATCCAAAATTGATACTAGGGTCACCATATGTTTCTGTACCTACAAATACTCATTGAGTATTTATTGAATATTGATCACTAGTtcaataataaaataaaaatattaattacaatagttattttataaaataaattttaaaactGAAAATAGTAGGTCAATTAGTCATAATTAATGTAATATCTACTAGTTACATGTCTAGAATAATAACCAGTGATATAAATAATTGGTACGGGAAAACATCAATTGAAATATATTGAAGTGGGCCAgaataaaattttcacaaaaatagaATTAGGATAAATAATATATCAATGACCAAACAAAATCTTTAACATAAAAGATAGACACTCCATCATATCCCCGATGCCAAGTCCATAGTTTCGAGTCCGAATCAATTACCTGCTAAATCCAAAATAATACAATAACATGGGATGCGATACTAATTTTAGTAGGTTTCTGATATAAACAATTGAATCTCTGACTACCCTTCTACCCAGGTCAAGGTCTACTTgcactacaacaaacaagaccttagacagcgctttttttagccttagacagcgctttaaagcgctgtctaaacctccgctgctaaaggtttagacagcgcttttttaaatcttaaaagcttttgttttaaaccacattttttccaggtttataaaccagaatttctacctgttttcaaccagattttgacagacaattatcacattttatatatgccattttggcctttttttaaccaatttttggctaacaaatatatatatataccaattcaaaccaattttgccttaaatgtatcaaaatatatacaaatttatgtacacatttacaagtcattacatatactacaaatgtacacattaattacacaaatttatgaacaaacattgagctctatcatgaattgacaccactcctctttgatttcgtccacttgatcctttgtataaaatgcacacttgaattcctcaaagtactacataataatataacatattttgaattaattccaactatttaattatatgagatatgtgtaaatataaaaataactcataagttagaaatacatacatcggtgggaatctttaatcggcccaaagcaagagtatcttgcataaacctcaacatgaaatacccgcaatctatttgattacgttgttgaggacactacatatgaaaaaaaaaatatggattataaatcctaagttttatcaagtgtcatcactaatataataaaaaatgtggtaattaaaaatataccgccactttaatccatgtaatggagttggcgcccctccttaaggtttggatatctcgttgggcccgaaaagcttgtaggacgctaataaaataaaaatgaagcaattagaacaattcacataaactaagaaattttttgaacattctcacttacgtgtcaattaggaccttcatatccgggtatgttgtccaatcatttcctaacaagtcaagataatacacaatttctcggataggattgattgcgagcaacaaccaatgtccactgtaatgattaggcaaatgttagatggtaacttggaaaataattataatagatgaatttagaatgaaatgctaacccggtattaaacggtataaaaaacaacttctccgcatctttattgtccatgaggatccgaagaacgtactccgtcacggtatccggtctacttaagattaaacctaagttgacggtcgcgggtgctaagaatccgaatgacacgtccaaaccattggggcgcatcaatttgtcatacaaaaacctaatataaaaacatcattaacacctcttttgaaacataaagtaaaccggattaacataaagtaaacatcattaacataagttgtttaattaataaaacaaagtagaccggatttacctaatatatgtattgacaacggtgacgccgatttcttcatgactaaaaacttgcatgaagtcttcattaccaatcatttggtcgtaatcaaagccgaaaatccctacctccatatgtacagtccgaacacctccggtcggtatatcggtcatctctagagatgtcctgaggcacgacctatacttggtggtaggttttttcctagctacggtcttcttagcaccagaactttttacccgtgcggaggcgttgctaacctcctttttttgttgtgcggaggcattgctaacctcattttcttgaagctacatgtcatataaatagttagatcaaattaagaatgtaacaacttccatgaatatatgtcatataattgtatattacctcttttcttgaaaccgtggactcggtatgccgtggaatcgcattatcttttgatttggattttgtgggagtctatttaacataaccaaggaaaatatgtaagtaaaattttaagcatacGATTCTCTTCAAACACCCCCTTTTATACCCAAGAACTAAATGTATGgataagagagagagagagagagagagagagagagagagagagagagagagagagagagagagagagagagagagagagagagagagagagagagagagctcAAGTGATTATAATACTGCAATTCTGTAAAGAAAGGAAATTGCCAAAGAAGCACACAAGCAAGTGCTTCAAGGAGGAACACAGTGGGAGTTGTGGAGTTGAATACGTGCTCAGAAGAGTTACAACAAAACTTAAAAATAGAGAATGGCCAAAACAGCCTCACATGAGAATCTATTTATTGTTTCTCACCAATCATTAGCATTTGCCATTACATTCAAGCTTTACACACAATCTTGGGAATATCAATTCCCACAAATTAGTTATTAACCGTATCTAAATTTTATATATTAGTGTTAGTATTAGGTTTTATAAACCTTCAACCTCATTACTATGTAACAAAACAAACCAGCGGAGAGGATAAGTACACAACTGGGTTAATCAAAGAGTATTAGGTTTAATAAACCTTCAACCTCAACAAATATACTTAAATAACAGACAAAATCTATGATTTAATATCAGTGAAACATTCAAACAAAACAATGAAAAGAAGACAGAATAATGTAAATTTACTTGCCAAATCCTCAAATGGACACAAGTGATAACAAAACTAAAAATTTGTAGAAAATATTCAGATAGCTAAAGGTACCACAACAAAAATTGACTGAATTATATTAAAACAGAACCTAATAAAACAAGCTAAATCCCATGTCATCATCGCTCTCTTCTTTGGGTTCCTCCTGTAAAATTGAAACAACAACTCAATTAGTTTAAAACTAAATTAGAAAAACTAATTGCCAAAAATATATCACATGGTTTTCACAAATAAGCTACCTTTTTCTCCTCGACCACGGGAGCAGCGACAACAGCAACTGGGGCAGCGGCAACAGCTCCTGGGGCTCCACTACCAGCAGCACTAGCAATCAAATccttaatatttttcttctcaGCAAGTTTAACAAATAGACTGGGCCAGTATGATTCGACATCAACCTTAGCACTTTTCAACAAAGTGGTGATATTGTCAGCCTATTTACAGCAAGTCAAGGTGCAACACATCGTattcaaaatcaaacaaaataaaaaacCAAATCAAACCTCTTGAAAAACCCTAATTGAGTAAATCCATTTAAAAATAACATGAATTCAACAACACTAATTGATTTCAAAAAACCTAATTGCGTAAATTGAACTATAAACACTAGCTAGAATTAACAGAAAACTAAGATAATAAAGAAGGATATAGTGACGGCAATTTTATCATCTTCGAGGATGAGAAGTGCGTATGAGCAAGCAATTTCTCCAAGCGACATTTTCACACTACAAATCAAAAAAATTCACGAGAGAATGCGAATCAAGATCTGAGAAAAACGATAGTTGAATAACAAAAGCAGAAGCATAATCGAAACCGAGAACTGTTACCGGAAATGGAATGAAACGAGAACGGAGACGACGGGAGAGTGAAGAGAATTCTGCAGCGCCGTAAATGTATTGAAATTAGGGTTTGAGGGTATAAAAGGTAGTGCGGATGGTATGCCGTGGAAAAACGAAGTCAACACCCAAATGTCGAGACACGTACGATTCTTTAAACACGTTCAATGATTGAAACCGAAAAATGGAAGTGTATTCGTGTTCGCTGTTATGGTTTTCGCTGATAGGGTTTCAACGttcgcaggagggaaaacaaaagaacagagaacgaaaattgaaatggagtctgaaattttattttaattagaccttagacagcgcttttgtggaaagcgctttctaaggtatgccttagacagcgctttccaaaagcgctttctaaacccccccttagacagcgcttttggttttaatttttttttttaatttaaagactttagacagcgctttatcaaaagcgctgactaaggtctatatttaaaagcgctttctaaaagcgctgtctaaggggggggtcttagacatcgcttttagaaagcgctgtctaagaccccccccttagacagcgctttcattatttttttggaacattttccgtgttttattttaattttaaccttagacagcgctttcttttaaaagcgctgtctaagatgcgctgttaaaagtcatttttggcgtagtgttgAAAACTCTATTAGGATATCTCAACCCAATCCCACACGAATGAGTTTTAACTATACACCTCACGATCATCTCATTGGCGTTAGACATCTATTTAAACACTCAAGATTCACATACTGAAATAATATACTTATCCTACCACAGTTCTCTAACTGATATGTAGATAATCTGTTATCCAAGCCGATAGGTATGCTTTGGTGTTACGTAAATCCCGACTCAGGCGTTTATGTATTGTGACCAACTAAAACACTAACAAATAAAACAAAGTGTCAACAACCGTACCAGTCTATATATGACGCATATGGCTCATGACAAACAAGGGTACTCCTATAAGCATATCATCTAGATTTACTCTGTTCTACTGCCACCCGTATGAACTGAAGCATTTATAAATTTATACGCTCAGTATCGAATCAGAAGTTCAACAAACTCATATACTTATAGGCCATTGACCACAAATATAATAGTCAACTATCCGGAGTAGCGTATGGATCACATATCATCCTAACCTATCTCATGAGAACTATATCTCGTGATATCCGTGTATAGAGCCAAAACTATACATCGTGACTAGGATAGTCACATGATCCACATACACTACTGAG containing:
- the LOC127085954 gene encoding 60S acidic ribosomal protein P1, whose product is MSLGEIACSYALLILEDDKIAADNITTLLKSAKVDVESYWPSLFVKLAEKKNIKDLIASAAGSGAPGAVAAAPVAVVAAPVVEEKKEEPKEESDDDMGFSLFY